ATCGCGATCGTCTAAGAGTGCTGATTCTGGCAAATTCGCCGGAGCGCTTAGGAGAATGGCGGCGAGGATTGCAGGACTGTTTGGGTGTGACACGCAGTGACTTTGGCAGCGATCGTGGAATTGCATTATTTGAAGCTCCAGAGCAGTTAGCGCTGAGAGCAGAGCGATGCGACAAAGATGGATTACTGCCGCTGATTGTGGTAGATGAAAGCGAAGAAAGTATCAACCTTGCTTTGCTTCAATTTCCTCTGCTGCTTGCGTTTGCGCCCAGTCCCCAACAAATGATTCAGCAACAATCGTATTACTAATATGGTGCCTTGGTTTATCAATAACGCACTGCTTCTAGTCGTTGCTTACCTGCTCGGTTCAATCCCCACCGGATATTTGGCAGGTCGGTTGCTCAAGGGCATCGATATTCGAGAAGTCGGCTCAGGCTCGACGGGAGCAACGAATGTTTTACGCACGATCGGCAAAATTCCCGCGCTCGTCGTTCTCCTGATTGATATCGGTAAGGGTGCACTGGCGATCGCGGTGGTGAATTACGCCTTTGTGCATCTTCCTGGGTGGCTGTATTTCTCGAAAGTTGTGGGACTAGATTTCAGCTTTTGGCAGCCTGCGATGGTGACGCTGGCAGGACTGGCAGCACTGCTTGGACACAGTAAATCGATTTGGCTCGGATTCACAGGTGGAAAATCAGTCGCCACCAGTTTAGGAATCCTGCTGGCGATGAATTGGATGGTAGGAGTGGCAACGTTGGGTGTATTTGCACTGAGTTTGGCAATGACGCGAATTGTTTCGATTAGCTCGATCTCCGGCGCGGCTTCGGTCATTGCTTTTATGCTGCTATTTGCTCAACCGTTGCCGTATGTGCTGTTCGCGATCGCGGGCGGAGCTTATGTCATTTGGCGGCACCGATCGAATATTCAACGATTAATCGCAGGCACAGAGCCAAAATTAGGACAAAAGATCGAGGAATCGGAAGGAACTCTTAGCTAGACGGTTTTCTGAGGAAATAAATAAATCAGACCTGAGATCCAGGTTAAGGCAACTGAAATCCAAAACAAACTGAGAATTGCAGGCTGCCAGGATTGAGAGAATGGTGCGATTAGGAGTGCGATCGCTGCAATTTGGCTCACGGTCTTAAGCTTGCCCCAGAAATTCGCGCCCTGTACTGATTTTTGTAAATTCGGGTCAACGCGCCAGCCTGCGATCGTCAATTCCCGCGCCAAAATCATAAATACCCCCCACGCTGGAATTTGCTGTAGTTCCACAAGCGAAATCAATGGCGCTAAAACCAGTAATTTATCGACCAGCGGATCAAGAAATTTGCCGAGATCTGTAATCTGGTTGAGCTTTCGCGCCAAATAGCCATCCAACCAATCTGTGCCGGCGGCAACGAGAAAAACACCAACCATAATCCAGCGTGTCTCAGCCGTGGGGAACTGCAAGCCATAAAGCAAAATCGGCACTCCAAGCAGCCGAGAAACGGTAATCC
The sequence above is a segment of the Cyanobacteria bacterium FACHB-DQ100 genome. Coding sequences within it:
- the plsY gene encoding glycerol-3-phosphate 1-O-acyltransferase PlsY, translated to MVPWFINNALLLVVAYLLGSIPTGYLAGRLLKGIDIREVGSGSTGATNVLRTIGKIPALVVLLIDIGKGALAIAVVNYAFVHLPGWLYFSKVVGLDFSFWQPAMVTLAGLAALLGHSKSIWLGFTGGKSVATSLGILLAMNWMVGVATLGVFALSLAMTRIVSISSISGAASVIAFMLLFAQPLPYVLFAIAGGAYVIWRHRSNIQRLIAGTEPKLGQKIEESEGTLS
- the pgsA gene encoding CDP-diacylglycerol--glycerol-3-phosphate 3-phosphatidyltransferase → MNLPTWITVSRLLGVPILLYGLQFPTAETRWIMVGVFLVAAGTDWLDGYLARKLNQITDLGKFLDPLVDKLLVLAPLISLVELQQIPAWGVFMILARELTIAGWRVDPNLQKSVQGANFWGKLKTVSQIAAIALLIAPFSQSWQPAILSLFWISVALTWISGLIYLFPQKTV